The region TCATTGATACCGGAGCTCACAGCCTTCGTGGTATCGAGCGGCACGTTGTACGAGATGCCGGTGGGGAAGGTGGCGGAAAGCTCCTTCATGCGGGCGTTGACCAGCTTGGCCGTCTCCACGGCGTTCGAGCCGGGCAGTTGATAGACCGCCATGACGCCGGAGGGGTTCTGGTTATAGCGGCCGGAGATGGCGTACGCCTGGTCTCCCAGCTCAATGCGTGCGACGTCCGAGAGGTGCAGGATGGAGCCGTCGGCGTTGGCGCGCAGGATGATCGCACCGAACTCCTCCGGCTTGACCAGACGGCCCTGGGTGCGGACCGTGTAGGTGAACTGCTGGCCTTTGGGGATGGGCTCCGCGCCAATCTGACCGGCGGGATTCACGTTGTTCTGTGTCTGGATGGCCTGGATGACCTCAGGTGCGGTCACGCCCAGCTTGGCCAGTTTGTTGGGGTCGACCCAGATACGCAGCGCGTACTGCCCGCCGAAGATCTGCACGCGGGATACGCCCTTGACGCGTGTGATCTGGTCCTGCAGGTTGATGATGGCGTAGTTGGTCAGGAAGTCCTGGCTCAGCTTGTTGCCCGGGGAGTTGACGGCAATCAGCATCAGCGGTGAAGTGAGAGCCTTCTGCACCGTGAGGCCGGCGGTCGTCACCTGAGCCGGAAGCTGGGACTGGGCCTGGTCGACGCGAAGCTGGGAGAGCACCTGGTCGATGTTGGGGTCGGTCTTGACGTCAAAGTCTACGAAGAGCTGGACGACGCCGTTGTTGGCGCTGACCGAGTCCATGTAGATCATGTTGTCGACGCCGTTCATCTGCTGCTCGATCGGCGTTGAGACCGCCTGGGCGAGCGTCTTGGCATCCGCACCAGGGTAGGTTGCGGTGACCAGAATTTCAGTGGGGACGATGTCGGGGAACTGTGAGGTCGCGAGCGTGAACATCGACACGGTGCCGAGGATCACGGTCAGGATCGCGATAACGATCGCGACGATGGGCCGATTGATAAAGAATTTTGACATTACTTACTCCCGGCGGACGAGGTCGCCTGGCTGGTAGGAGCCGCGGGCGGACCGTCATGCGGTGCAACAGGGCTGCCCTCGCCCAGCTTCAGCAGGTTGTCGGTGATGACCCTTGCGCCGGGCGAGACGCCGTCCTCAACCACCCAGTTGGTCCCAACCTGCGGACCCAGCTTCAAGGTGACCAGGTGAGCCTTGTTGTCGGGGCCGGCGATGTACGCCTGCTGAAGTCCCTGCAGCTCCTGGATGGCGACCTGCGGAATCAGCAGCGTGTTGTGGCGTACCTGCGTGTCCGCCTTGATGCGGCCAAACTGGCCCGGACGCAGCACGTTGCCGGGGTTCGGGAACGAGGCTGCGATGCGGATGGCGCCGGTCTGCGCGTTGATCTGACGATCGACGTACGCAATGTGACCTTTCTGGGCGTATGCTTCGCCGTTTGAAAGCGTCAGGGTCAGAGGTACGGCAGACGCGTTCTTCAACAGGTCTCCGCCGCCCGCCTTGGTGCGCTGCACCAGCGCGAGGTATTCGCTATCACTGATGGAGAAGTATGCCTTGATCGGGTTCAGCTGGGAGACGGAGGTCAGCACGGACTGCGTGTTGACCAAGTTGCCGACCTGCAGCGTCGCCTGGCCGGCTACGCCTGAAATCAGGGAGCGAACCTGCGTGAAGCCCAGGTTCAGCTTGGCGTTCTCCACCGTTGCTTCTGCCGCGGACACGTTCGCCTGGGCGGACTTCACCGCGGCTTCCTGCTGTGCCTTCTGCTGCGTGTCGTTATCGAGGGTGCTCTGCGCAATCGCGCGGGCCTGCGCCAGCGGGGTATCGCGGTTCACGTTGATCTGCGCCAAGCCAAGCTGCGCCTGTGCCTGGGCAACCTGTCCCTTGGCCTGCTCCAACTGGCCCTTGGCCTGGTCGAGCGCTGCCTGGAACGGACGGGGGTCGATCTCAAACAGGACCTGGCCCTTGGAGACCTGTGTGCCTTCGCGGTAGTCCTGCTTGATCAGGTAGCCGTTGGCCTGGGGCTGGATCGTCGCATTGACGTAACCGTCCAGCGTGCCAACCCATTCGCCCGAGATCGGGACGTCGGTCGGCTCCAGCGTGACCACCGTGACCGGCATGGGCTGGGGTGGCGGCGCGGCCGGAGGTTTGGGGGTGCAACCCGCCAGAAAACCGGCGCTCGCCAGGATTAGACTGGCGGTGCCGGCGTGCTTCAACTTGTTGGACTCGACTGCTGCTGCGGCGTTCTTACGCTGCTCGCTCATTGACTATTCTCCGTAGGGGCTCAGGATTTCTCGCCTCTGGACGCTCGATTGGGCAGATGCGTACATGCGTGTATGGTTGTTATGTGACGCGGTGAACGCGATGGTTGATTCAATAAATATCGCCGGGCAACCCACTGCAAGCCTGCGCAAGCAGCAGCGTGGCCTGGTCACCCGGCAGGAGTTACTGCGCTCCGCGCGAGCCATCTTCGCACGCGACGGATTCGAGCACGCGCGCATTGAAGACATCGCGGCAAACGCCGGACGAACCCGCGGTGCGTTCTATGACAACTTCAAAGACAAGGAAGACGTTTTTTACGCCATCTTCGAAGAGAATATTGATCGCGACCTCGCGGAGCTTGCCCCTCGGCTCGCGAGTCTGCCCGTTATGGAAGAGCGGGAGGCTGCACTTGCGGACTATCTCAGCGGCCTCACCATGGATCGCGAGCGCACGCTGCTCAACCTGGAGTTCAAGCTCTACGCCATACGCCATCCTCTGAAGCGCAAACGTCTTGCGGACCTACACAACATGATGTGTCTGCGCTGCTCGATTCCGGAGATCAATCAGCTTTTCACGGAGCCAATCAAGCGTGGTGCAACGGCGAGGCTTGCGGATTCGCTCGCGCTTGGCGGCGTTGTTGATGGGCTGGCTCTGAATCACCTCTTCAACCCGGAAAAGCTGGATGAGCAGGAACTGATCCGCTACGTGAAACTCTGCCTGTCGGAGACGCTGCTGGGATTGCAGGATAAAACCGTTCCTCAGAAGGACGACTTGATCCGCAGCATGCAGCAGCCTCTTCCGCACCCCGCCAGCCGCCGGGATACGCTCGAATCCAGTCCGCAGAACTAAACACGGACTGCGCCAGGCTAGACAGGAATTTCCATCGTTGGGGAGATGGGAGGCCGCTTGAGATGCCATTGCGTGGCCTGTTCGTAGGCATGCGCGAGTGCCAGGACCTTGCCATCCGCGAACGTCGGTCCTGCGATGGTAAGTCCCACAGGCAGGCCGCCGCGGGTGAAGCCGCAGGGCACGGAGATGGCGGGGATGCCGTAGGCGTTGTACTCCGGGCTGTTGGTGTAGTCGTGCCAGTTGTAGTCGGGAGGCCGGACGAAGTCCAGTTTGTGAGCCGGATTGACCATGGTGGGGAGCACCACCAGGTCCACCTCCTTGAAGTGACTGTCGATCGTGCGGCGCAGTGCTTGCAGCTTCCATGAAAGATCAACGTAGGAGCTGGCGCTGCCTCCATCTTTGTCCGCCAGCGCCTGGAGCATGGCGCGGTTGGCCGGCTGATAGAGGTTCTTGGTCGCCTCGAACTGCGGCTTGTGCCAGGCGTAGGTCTCAGCTCCGAGGGAGGTCCAGGTGGCAAGCACGGGGTCCGGCATGTTGACGTCCTGAATGCCCTTGGTGAGCGTGACCAGCAGCGCGATGGCCGTGTTGACCAGGGCTTCCACCTCCGGGTCCAGCACGTCAAAGCCGGCGGAGGGGCGGCCCAGCTTGAAGCCGTGTACCGGCTGCTTCAGCGCGGCGACGTAATCTTCTTTGGCATGATCCCGGCTGCTGATGTCGGCCGGGTCGTAGCCTGCAATCGCGTTGAGCATGATGGCGTTATCTTCGACCGTGCGGGTCAGCGGCCCGCAGTGATCCAGGCTGAACGTGAGCGGGATGATGTTGCGGATGGGGACAAGGCCATAGGTCGGCTTGAACCCTACCACTCCGCAGAAGTGCGCGGGATGCCGCACCGAGCCGCCCGTATCGGTGCCCAGTGCGCCGAAGCAAAGGCCTGAAGCGATCGAGACGCCTGAGCCCGAAGACGACCCGCCCGGCTCGCGTGTAAGGTCCCACGGATTGCGCACGATGCCATAGAAAGAGGTGAGGGTCGCGGCGAACTCACCCATGTTGGTCTTGCCCAG is a window of Granulicella tundricola MP5ACTX9 DNA encoding:
- a CDS encoding TetR/AcrR family transcriptional regulator gives rise to the protein MVDSINIAGQPTASLRKQQRGLVTRQELLRSARAIFARDGFEHARIEDIAANAGRTRGAFYDNFKDKEDVFYAIFEENIDRDLAELAPRLASLPVMEEREAALADYLSGLTMDRERTLLNLEFKLYAIRHPLKRKRLADLHNMMCLRCSIPEINQLFTEPIKRGATARLADSLALGGVVDGLALNHLFNPEKLDEQELIRYVKLCLSETLLGLQDKTVPQKDDLIRSMQQPLPHPASRRDTLESSPQN
- a CDS encoding efflux RND transporter periplasmic adaptor subunit, whose product is MSEQRKNAAAAVESNKLKHAGTASLILASAGFLAGCTPKPPAAPPPQPMPVTVVTLEPTDVPISGEWVGTLDGYVNATIQPQANGYLIKQDYREGTQVSKGQVLFEIDPRPFQAALDQAKGQLEQAKGQVAQAQAQLGLAQINVNRDTPLAQARAIAQSTLDNDTQQKAQQEAAVKSAQANVSAAEATVENAKLNLGFTQVRSLISGVAGQATLQVGNLVNTQSVLTSVSQLNPIKAYFSISDSEYLALVQRTKAGGGDLLKNASAVPLTLTLSNGEAYAQKGHIAYVDRQINAQTGAIRIAASFPNPGNVLRPGQFGRIKADTQVRHNTLLIPQVAIQELQGLQQAYIAGPDNKAHLVTLKLGPQVGTNWVVEDGVSPGARVITDNLLKLGEGSPVAPHDGPPAAPTSQATSSAGSK
- a CDS encoding Asp-tRNA(Asn)/Glu-tRNA(Gln) amidotransferase GatCAB subunit A, whose product is MLLDRRRFNSLSLAAAITGFGAGPLASEAAASVAQPPAPETSAEELCYMTIAQAGAALKAGKVTSVQLTRACLDRIDTYNGKLAAYITVLHQGALAQAQRMDDEMKAGKYRGPLHGIPIGLKDNIDTANIRTTAASAACESRIPTEDAPVATRLREAGAVLLGKTNMGEFAATLTSFYGIVRNPWDLTREPGGSSSGSGVSIASGLCFGALGTDTGGSVRHPAHFCGVVGFKPTYGLVPIRNIIPLTFSLDHCGPLTRTVEDNAIMLNAIAGYDPADISSRDHAKEDYVAALKQPVHGFKLGRPSAGFDVLDPEVEALVNTAIALLVTLTKGIQDVNMPDPVLATWTSLGAETYAWHKPQFEATKNLYQPANRAMLQALADKDGGSASSYVDLSWKLQALRRTIDSHFKEVDLVVLPTMVNPAHKLDFVRPPDYNWHDYTNSPEYNAYGIPAISVPCGFTRGGLPVGLTIAGPTFADGKVLALAHAYEQATQWHLKRPPISPTMEIPV